One genomic segment of Arachis duranensis cultivar V14167 chromosome 4, aradu.V14167.gnm2.J7QH, whole genome shotgun sequence includes these proteins:
- the LOC107483179 gene encoding 2-succinylbenzoate--CoA ligase, chloroplastic/peroxisomal isoform X2: MAKHHSLPHICQCLSRLLTLRLHVPVTIAGHRKMTGRELVEQVLALAQGLLDLGVTSGDVIAISAFNSDWYLEWLLAIAFVGGIAAPLNYRWSFEEAKFAMTVVKPVMLVTDESSQTWYSKLLKTDVPSLRWHALLDSTSSDLAKEWNGLHSEMLKKHHVKPLPFDYSWAPDGAVMICFTSGTTGKPKGVTLSHGALIVQSLAKIAIVGYNEDDVYLHTTPLCHIGGLSSALTMLMVGGCHVLMPKFDPKSAVDAIERYGVTSLITVPAIMASLISLIRHKETWKGGETVKKILNGGGSLSLELIKDTNLFFHKAKLISAYGMTETCSSMTFMNLYDPMHETTISQNLQIVGEAASSNSIHQPQGICVGKAAPHVELKICEDDGTSHIGRILTRGPHTMLRYWDQTLTSSSNGRSEAWFDTGDIGSIDNHGNLWLLGRTNGRIKSGGENIYPEEVEAILQEHPGITSVVVVGIPDAYLTEMVAACIQLTENWQWLDQSNSNQEFYISKKSLHQYCIQHNLSRFKIPKMFLLWGKPFPLTTTGKVRRDQIRKELMCRLQSLHSNL; this comes from the exons ATGGCTAAACACCACTCTCTCCCTCATATATGCCAATGTTTGAGTCGCTTGCTGACTCTCCGGCTGCATGTTCCGGTCACAATTGCCGGTCACCGGAAAATGACTGGGCGAGAGCTTGTGGAGCAAGTTCTGGCCTTGGCTCAAGGCTTGCTCGACCTAGGTGTCACATCCGGGGATGTAATTGCCATCTCCGCATTCAACAG TGATTGGTATCTCGAGTGGTTGTTAGCCATTGCGTTTGTTGGTGGAATAGCCGCACCTCTGAACTATCGCTGG AGTTTTGAAGAGGCGAAATTCGCAATGACTGTGGTGAAGCCAGTGATGTTAGTCACTGATGAGAGCAGCCAAACATGGTACTCAAAACTTCTGAAAACGGATGTTCCATCTCTGAGATGGCATGCTTTATTGGATTCCACTTCCTCAGATTTAGCAAAGGAGTGGAATG GGTTGCACTCAGAAATGCTCAAGAAGCATCACGTAAAGCCTCTACCATTTGATTATTCCTGGGCGCCTGACGGTGCTGTAATGATATGCTTTACTTCAG GAACAACAGGAAAGCCTAAAGGAGTAACACTAAGCCATGGAGCATTGATCGTACAATCACTGGCAAAGATTGCCATAGTTGGATACAATGAGGATGAT GTTTATCTGCATACTACTCCATTATGCCATATTGGGGGATTGTCATCGGCTTTAACCATGCTTATGGTTGGAGGTTGCCATGTCTTGATGCCGAAGTTCGATCCAAAATCAGCTGTTGATGCCATAGAGCGATACGGGGTGACATCTCTGATCACAGTCCCTGCAATAATGGCCAGTCTCATTTCTCTAATTAG GCACAAAGAGACATGGAAAGGGGGAGAAACCGTAAAGAAAATACTTAATGGGGGTGGAAGCCTCTCACTTGAGCTCATCAAGGATACTAACTTATTCTTCCATAAAGCTAAGCTTATCTCAGCTTATG GGATGACAGAGACATGTTCTTCAATGACATTCATGAACCTTTATGATccaatgcatgaaaccaccattaGCCAGAACCTTCAAATAGTTGGTGAGGCAGCATCATCAAATTCCATTCACCAGCCTCAAGGTATATGTGTTGGCAAAGCTGCACCTCATGTAGAACTTAAAATATGCGAAGATGATGGCACTAGTCACATAGGGAGAATTTTAACTAGAGGACCACACACAATGCTCAGGTATTGGGATCAAACTCTCACAAGTTCATCAAATGGCAGGAGTGAAGCATGGTTTGATACAGGTGACATTGGATCAATTGATAATCATGGTAATTTGTGGCTCCTTGGACGAACAAATGGTCGAATCAAGAGTGGTGGGGAGAACATTTACCCTGAAGAG GTTGAAGCAATTCTACAAGAACATCCAGGGATTACAAGTGTTGTTGTTGTAGGAATCCCAGATGCCTATCTTACAGAAATGGTAGCAGCATGTATCCAACTAACAGAAAATTGGCAATGGTTAGATCAATCTAATTCAAATCAAGAGTTTTACATATCTAAAAAGAGTCTCCACCAATATTGTATTCAACATAATCTAAGCAG GTTTAAGATACCAAAGATGTTTTTACTGTGGGGAAAGCCTTTTCCACTCACTACCACAGGAAAAGTAAGAAGAGACCAAATCCGCAAGGAATTAATGTGTCGGCTACAATCTTTGCATAGTAATCTTTGA
- the LOC107483179 gene encoding 2-succinylbenzoate--CoA ligase, chloroplastic/peroxisomal isoform X4: MFAKLMKHLRSPFFFLTSHSKSFEEAKFAMTVVKPVMLVTDESSQTWYSKLLKTDVPSLRWHALLDSTSSDLAKEWNGIAGLHSEMLKKHHVKPLPFDYSWAPDGAVMICFTSGTTGKPKGVTLSHGALIVQSLAKIAIVGYNEDDVYLHTTPLCHIGGLSSALTMLMVGGCHVLMPKFDPKSAVDAIERYGVTSLITVPAIMASLISLIRHKETWKGGETVKKILNGGGSLSLELIKDTNLFFHKAKLISAYGMTETCSSMTFMNLYDPMHETTISQNLQIVGEAASSNSIHQPQGICVGKAAPHVELKICEDDGTSHIGRILTRGPHTMLRYWDQTLTSSSNGRSEAWFDTGDIGSIDNHGNLWLLGRTNGRIKSGGENIYPEEVEAILQEHPGITSVVVVGIPDAYLTEMVAACIQLTENWQWLDQSNSNQEFYISKKSLHQYCIQHNLSRFKIPKMFLLWGKPFPLTTTGKVRRDQIRKELMCRLQSLHSNL, encoded by the exons ATGTTTGCTAAGTTAATGAAGCACTTAAGAAgcccttttttctttctaacgAGCCATTCTAAG AGTTTTGAAGAGGCGAAATTCGCAATGACTGTGGTGAAGCCAGTGATGTTAGTCACTGATGAGAGCAGCCAAACATGGTACTCAAAACTTCTGAAAACGGATGTTCCATCTCTGAGATGGCATGCTTTATTGGATTCCACTTCCTCAGATTTAGCAAAGGAGTGGAATGGTATTGCTG GGTTGCACTCAGAAATGCTCAAGAAGCATCACGTAAAGCCTCTACCATTTGATTATTCCTGGGCGCCTGACGGTGCTGTAATGATATGCTTTACTTCAG GAACAACAGGAAAGCCTAAAGGAGTAACACTAAGCCATGGAGCATTGATCGTACAATCACTGGCAAAGATTGCCATAGTTGGATACAATGAGGATGAT GTTTATCTGCATACTACTCCATTATGCCATATTGGGGGATTGTCATCGGCTTTAACCATGCTTATGGTTGGAGGTTGCCATGTCTTGATGCCGAAGTTCGATCCAAAATCAGCTGTTGATGCCATAGAGCGATACGGGGTGACATCTCTGATCACAGTCCCTGCAATAATGGCCAGTCTCATTTCTCTAATTAG GCACAAAGAGACATGGAAAGGGGGAGAAACCGTAAAGAAAATACTTAATGGGGGTGGAAGCCTCTCACTTGAGCTCATCAAGGATACTAACTTATTCTTCCATAAAGCTAAGCTTATCTCAGCTTATG GGATGACAGAGACATGTTCTTCAATGACATTCATGAACCTTTATGATccaatgcatgaaaccaccattaGCCAGAACCTTCAAATAGTTGGTGAGGCAGCATCATCAAATTCCATTCACCAGCCTCAAGGTATATGTGTTGGCAAAGCTGCACCTCATGTAGAACTTAAAATATGCGAAGATGATGGCACTAGTCACATAGGGAGAATTTTAACTAGAGGACCACACACAATGCTCAGGTATTGGGATCAAACTCTCACAAGTTCATCAAATGGCAGGAGTGAAGCATGGTTTGATACAGGTGACATTGGATCAATTGATAATCATGGTAATTTGTGGCTCCTTGGACGAACAAATGGTCGAATCAAGAGTGGTGGGGAGAACATTTACCCTGAAGAG GTTGAAGCAATTCTACAAGAACATCCAGGGATTACAAGTGTTGTTGTTGTAGGAATCCCAGATGCCTATCTTACAGAAATGGTAGCAGCATGTATCCAACTAACAGAAAATTGGCAATGGTTAGATCAATCTAATTCAAATCAAGAGTTTTACATATCTAAAAAGAGTCTCCACCAATATTGTATTCAACATAATCTAAGCAG GTTTAAGATACCAAAGATGTTTTTACTGTGGGGAAAGCCTTTTCCACTCACTACCACAGGAAAAGTAAGAAGAGACCAAATCCGCAAGGAATTAATGTGTCGGCTACAATCTTTGCATAGTAATCTTTGA
- the LOC107483179 gene encoding 2-succinylbenzoate--CoA ligase, chloroplastic/peroxisomal isoform X1, translated as MAKHHSLPHICQCLSRLLTLRLHVPVTIAGHRKMTGRELVEQVLALAQGLLDLGVTSGDVIAISAFNSDWYLEWLLAIAFVGGIAAPLNYRWSFEEAKFAMTVVKPVMLVTDESSQTWYSKLLKTDVPSLRWHALLDSTSSDLAKEWNGIAGLHSEMLKKHHVKPLPFDYSWAPDGAVMICFTSGTTGKPKGVTLSHGALIVQSLAKIAIVGYNEDDVYLHTTPLCHIGGLSSALTMLMVGGCHVLMPKFDPKSAVDAIERYGVTSLITVPAIMASLISLIRHKETWKGGETVKKILNGGGSLSLELIKDTNLFFHKAKLISAYGMTETCSSMTFMNLYDPMHETTISQNLQIVGEAASSNSIHQPQGICVGKAAPHVELKICEDDGTSHIGRILTRGPHTMLRYWDQTLTSSSNGRSEAWFDTGDIGSIDNHGNLWLLGRTNGRIKSGGENIYPEEVEAILQEHPGITSVVVVGIPDAYLTEMVAACIQLTENWQWLDQSNSNQEFYISKKSLHQYCIQHNLSRFKIPKMFLLWGKPFPLTTTGKVRRDQIRKELMCRLQSLHSNL; from the exons ATGGCTAAACACCACTCTCTCCCTCATATATGCCAATGTTTGAGTCGCTTGCTGACTCTCCGGCTGCATGTTCCGGTCACAATTGCCGGTCACCGGAAAATGACTGGGCGAGAGCTTGTGGAGCAAGTTCTGGCCTTGGCTCAAGGCTTGCTCGACCTAGGTGTCACATCCGGGGATGTAATTGCCATCTCCGCATTCAACAG TGATTGGTATCTCGAGTGGTTGTTAGCCATTGCGTTTGTTGGTGGAATAGCCGCACCTCTGAACTATCGCTGG AGTTTTGAAGAGGCGAAATTCGCAATGACTGTGGTGAAGCCAGTGATGTTAGTCACTGATGAGAGCAGCCAAACATGGTACTCAAAACTTCTGAAAACGGATGTTCCATCTCTGAGATGGCATGCTTTATTGGATTCCACTTCCTCAGATTTAGCAAAGGAGTGGAATGGTATTGCTG GGTTGCACTCAGAAATGCTCAAGAAGCATCACGTAAAGCCTCTACCATTTGATTATTCCTGGGCGCCTGACGGTGCTGTAATGATATGCTTTACTTCAG GAACAACAGGAAAGCCTAAAGGAGTAACACTAAGCCATGGAGCATTGATCGTACAATCACTGGCAAAGATTGCCATAGTTGGATACAATGAGGATGAT GTTTATCTGCATACTACTCCATTATGCCATATTGGGGGATTGTCATCGGCTTTAACCATGCTTATGGTTGGAGGTTGCCATGTCTTGATGCCGAAGTTCGATCCAAAATCAGCTGTTGATGCCATAGAGCGATACGGGGTGACATCTCTGATCACAGTCCCTGCAATAATGGCCAGTCTCATTTCTCTAATTAG GCACAAAGAGACATGGAAAGGGGGAGAAACCGTAAAGAAAATACTTAATGGGGGTGGAAGCCTCTCACTTGAGCTCATCAAGGATACTAACTTATTCTTCCATAAAGCTAAGCTTATCTCAGCTTATG GGATGACAGAGACATGTTCTTCAATGACATTCATGAACCTTTATGATccaatgcatgaaaccaccattaGCCAGAACCTTCAAATAGTTGGTGAGGCAGCATCATCAAATTCCATTCACCAGCCTCAAGGTATATGTGTTGGCAAAGCTGCACCTCATGTAGAACTTAAAATATGCGAAGATGATGGCACTAGTCACATAGGGAGAATTTTAACTAGAGGACCACACACAATGCTCAGGTATTGGGATCAAACTCTCACAAGTTCATCAAATGGCAGGAGTGAAGCATGGTTTGATACAGGTGACATTGGATCAATTGATAATCATGGTAATTTGTGGCTCCTTGGACGAACAAATGGTCGAATCAAGAGTGGTGGGGAGAACATTTACCCTGAAGAG GTTGAAGCAATTCTACAAGAACATCCAGGGATTACAAGTGTTGTTGTTGTAGGAATCCCAGATGCCTATCTTACAGAAATGGTAGCAGCATGTATCCAACTAACAGAAAATTGGCAATGGTTAGATCAATCTAATTCAAATCAAGAGTTTTACATATCTAAAAAGAGTCTCCACCAATATTGTATTCAACATAATCTAAGCAG GTTTAAGATACCAAAGATGTTTTTACTGTGGGGAAAGCCTTTTCCACTCACTACCACAGGAAAAGTAAGAAGAGACCAAATCCGCAAGGAATTAATGTGTCGGCTACAATCTTTGCATAGTAATCTTTGA
- the LOC107483179 gene encoding 2-succinylbenzoate--CoA ligase, chloroplastic/peroxisomal isoform X3 yields MPMFESLADSPAACSGHNCRSPENDWARACGASSGLGSRLARPRCHIRGCNCHLRIQQSFEEAKFAMTVVKPVMLVTDESSQTWYSKLLKTDVPSLRWHALLDSTSSDLAKEWNGIAGLHSEMLKKHHVKPLPFDYSWAPDGAVMICFTSGTTGKPKGVTLSHGALIVQSLAKIAIVGYNEDDVYLHTTPLCHIGGLSSALTMLMVGGCHVLMPKFDPKSAVDAIERYGVTSLITVPAIMASLISLIRHKETWKGGETVKKILNGGGSLSLELIKDTNLFFHKAKLISAYGMTETCSSMTFMNLYDPMHETTISQNLQIVGEAASSNSIHQPQGICVGKAAPHVELKICEDDGTSHIGRILTRGPHTMLRYWDQTLTSSSNGRSEAWFDTGDIGSIDNHGNLWLLGRTNGRIKSGGENIYPEEVEAILQEHPGITSVVVVGIPDAYLTEMVAACIQLTENWQWLDQSNSNQEFYISKKSLHQYCIQHNLSRFKIPKMFLLWGKPFPLTTTGKVRRDQIRKELMCRLQSLHSNL; encoded by the exons ATGCCAATGTTTGAGTCGCTTGCTGACTCTCCGGCTGCATGTTCCGGTCACAATTGCCGGTCACCGGAAAATGACTGGGCGAGAGCTTGTGGAGCAAGTTCTGGCCTTGGCTCAAGGCTTGCTCGACCTAGGTGTCACATCCGGGGATGTAATTGCCATCTCCGCATTCAACAG AGTTTTGAAGAGGCGAAATTCGCAATGACTGTGGTGAAGCCAGTGATGTTAGTCACTGATGAGAGCAGCCAAACATGGTACTCAAAACTTCTGAAAACGGATGTTCCATCTCTGAGATGGCATGCTTTATTGGATTCCACTTCCTCAGATTTAGCAAAGGAGTGGAATGGTATTGCTG GGTTGCACTCAGAAATGCTCAAGAAGCATCACGTAAAGCCTCTACCATTTGATTATTCCTGGGCGCCTGACGGTGCTGTAATGATATGCTTTACTTCAG GAACAACAGGAAAGCCTAAAGGAGTAACACTAAGCCATGGAGCATTGATCGTACAATCACTGGCAAAGATTGCCATAGTTGGATACAATGAGGATGAT GTTTATCTGCATACTACTCCATTATGCCATATTGGGGGATTGTCATCGGCTTTAACCATGCTTATGGTTGGAGGTTGCCATGTCTTGATGCCGAAGTTCGATCCAAAATCAGCTGTTGATGCCATAGAGCGATACGGGGTGACATCTCTGATCACAGTCCCTGCAATAATGGCCAGTCTCATTTCTCTAATTAG GCACAAAGAGACATGGAAAGGGGGAGAAACCGTAAAGAAAATACTTAATGGGGGTGGAAGCCTCTCACTTGAGCTCATCAAGGATACTAACTTATTCTTCCATAAAGCTAAGCTTATCTCAGCTTATG GGATGACAGAGACATGTTCTTCAATGACATTCATGAACCTTTATGATccaatgcatgaaaccaccattaGCCAGAACCTTCAAATAGTTGGTGAGGCAGCATCATCAAATTCCATTCACCAGCCTCAAGGTATATGTGTTGGCAAAGCTGCACCTCATGTAGAACTTAAAATATGCGAAGATGATGGCACTAGTCACATAGGGAGAATTTTAACTAGAGGACCACACACAATGCTCAGGTATTGGGATCAAACTCTCACAAGTTCATCAAATGGCAGGAGTGAAGCATGGTTTGATACAGGTGACATTGGATCAATTGATAATCATGGTAATTTGTGGCTCCTTGGACGAACAAATGGTCGAATCAAGAGTGGTGGGGAGAACATTTACCCTGAAGAG GTTGAAGCAATTCTACAAGAACATCCAGGGATTACAAGTGTTGTTGTTGTAGGAATCCCAGATGCCTATCTTACAGAAATGGTAGCAGCATGTATCCAACTAACAGAAAATTGGCAATGGTTAGATCAATCTAATTCAAATCAAGAGTTTTACATATCTAAAAAGAGTCTCCACCAATATTGTATTCAACATAATCTAAGCAG GTTTAAGATACCAAAGATGTTTTTACTGTGGGGAAAGCCTTTTCCACTCACTACCACAGGAAAAGTAAGAAGAGACCAAATCCGCAAGGAATTAATGTGTCGGCTACAATCTTTGCATAGTAATCTTTGA